A single window of Hippocampus zosterae strain Florida chromosome 15, ASM2543408v3, whole genome shotgun sequence DNA harbors:
- the LOC127616889 gene encoding artemin — MTRCRGWRSPSVTRAAAHALPDRPRARSCASPGGTRWRNRRKQRPETTTSVMTAEVLLWVLLFLLPLVNSAHVKADAGAVGAGVDSDHMAALLGGQEQRQLPVLPEVMEDKEREDDNYPYSPWHPLYDPSVVDEADDHPSARWVGRTARSSDPSKSQPKGSAKKKKRKKKEKDDAEDAVKGDGRGRGKNKQPKQSSRDCRVEKREMKVRDLGLGFDSDEIVLFKFCVGSCQSSRTNYDLALKALLQNGSLPRRTSRKVSNHPCCRPERYEPVSFMDAQTTWRTIQSLSAASCVCMG, encoded by the exons ATGACACGGTGCCGTGGATGGAGAAGTCCATCGGTGACCCGCGCGGCAGCGCACGCCCTTCCCGACCGGCCGCGCGCGCGCTCCTGCGCGTCACCCG GTGGGACTCGATGGAGGAATCGGAGGAAGCAGAGACCAGAGACGACGACCTCTGTGATGACGGCGGAG GTGCTGCTGTGGGTGCTCCTGTTTCTATTGCCTCTGGTCAACAGCGCTCACGTTAAAGCCGATGCCGGTGCCGTTGGTGCGGGCGTGGACTCGGACCACATGGCGGCCCTGCTGGGAGGCCAGGAGCAGCGACAACTTCCAGTCCTCCCGGAGGTGATGGAGGACAAGGAGCGGGAAGACGATAACTACCCGTATTCTCCTTGGCATCCTCTGTATG accCTTCCGTTGTCGATGAAGCGGACGACCATCCGAGCGCTCGCTGGGTGGGCCGCACGGCACGTTCCTCGGACCCCTCCAAATCTCAACCGAAAGGCTCGGctaagaaaaagaagaggaagaagaaagaaaaggacGACGCCGAGGACGCCGTGAAGGGAGATGGAAGAGGCCGAGGTAAAAACAAGCAGCCCAAGCAGAGCAGCAGGGACTGCCGCGTAGAGAAACGAGAGATGAAAGTCCGCGATCTGGGACTCGGCTTCGACTCGGATGAGATCGTCCTCTTCAAGTTTTGTGTGGGCTCCTGCCAGTCTTCCAGGACTAACTATGACCTGGCGCTGAAAGCCCTGCTGCAGAACGGCTCGCTCCCGCGACGCACCTCCCGCAAGGTCAGCAACCACCCATGTTGTCGACCCGAACGCTACGAGCCCGTGTCCTTCATGGACGCTCAGACCACATGGAGGACCATCCAGTCCTTATCTGCCGCGAGCTGCGTTTGTATGGGCTGA
- the ptger4c gene encoding prostaglandin E receptor 4 (subtype EP4) c, with protein MMINDTAALDANGSESALSLGHNHSAFPTLRLESRSLVTSATMFAVGVLGNVIAIVVLCVSKKEQKETTFYTLVCGMAITDLLGTCFTSPVVIATYVAGRWPGGALLCHFFSFSMLFFGSAGMSILCAMAVERYLAINHAYFYSQHIDRTMARFALLAVYLANMVLCVMPSFGFGQHVRHFPGTWCFLDWRATDPLGACYSFLYGGVMLLLIAVTVLCNLAVCKSLVGMNQRTGIVRAEPCEQGGSRRRFPRFQSVSSAAEIQMFWLLVFMTIVFLVCSIPLVVRIFVNQLYDPAYISAGGKPDYRSDLLAIRFASFNPILDPWVYILCRKNLLLKGCGKLKRAVTRVKESSGEHLGWVGGQDSPPSFNTNDTTYSSIRRKDAGQRAATEEKPSFTHLAMRHAWDYDTARVNFHPFSVEASAIPKDENKVEADAKQQQSDSAEASPGQPTCAHVRTGEMVTCTFSTPSSCQSVKYL; from the exons ATGATGATCAACGACACCGCGGCGTTGGACGCAAACGGTTCGGAGTCGGCTCTCTCTCTGGGGCACAACCACAGCGCGTTCCCCACGCTGAGGCTCGAATCCCGGTCACTGGTCACCTCGGCCACCATGTTCGCCGTGGGCGTCCTGGGGAACGTGATCGCCATCGTGGTCCTGTGCGTGTCCAAGAAGGAGCAGAAGGAGACTACTTTTTACACGCTGGTGTGCGGCATGGCCATCACGGACCTCCTCGGGACGTGTTTCACCAGCCCGGTGGTGATCGCCACCTACGTGGCCGGCCGGTGGCCCGGCGGAGCGCTTCTTTGTcacttcttctccttctccatgCTCTTCTTTGGCTCGGCCGGCATGTCCATCCTGTGCGCCATGGCCGTGGAGCGATACCTGGCCATTAATCACGCTTACTTCTACTCCCAGCACATAGACAGGACCATGGCGCGTTTCGCCCTCCTCGCGGTCTACCTGGCCAACATGGTCCTGTGCGTCATGCCCAGTTTCGGCTTCGGGCAGCATGTTCGACACTTCCCGGGAACTTGGTGCTTTCTCGACTGGAGGGCGACGGATCCTCTGGGTGCCTGCTACTCGTTCTTGTACGGCGGGGTGATGCTGCTGCTCATCGCCGTCACGGTGCTGTGCAACTTGGCCGTGTGCAAGTCGCTGGTGGGCATGAACCAGAGGACCGGGATCGTTCGAGCCGAGCCGTGCGAGCAGGGCGGCTCCCGAAGACGCTTCCCACGGTTCCAGTCGGTGTCCTCGGCGGCGGAGATTCAAATGTTCTGGCTGCTCGTTTTTATGACGATCGTTTTCCTGGTGTGTTCCATCCCTCTAGTG GTGAGAATATTCGTGAATCAGCTTTACGACCCTGCTTATATTTCCGCCGGAGGGAAGCCCGACTACCGCAGCGACCTGTTGGCCATTCGCTTCGCCTCCTTCAACCCCATTTTGGACCCCTGGGTGTACATCCTGTGCCGGAAAAACCTGCTTTTGAAGGGCTGCGGGAAGTTGAAGCGGGCAGTGACCCGTGTGAAAGAAAGCAGCGGAGAACATCTCGGTTGGGTCGGAGGTCAGGACTCCCCTCCGTCTTTCAACACAAACGACACCACCTACTCGTCGATACGCCGGAAAGATGCGGGGCAGCGAGCGGCCACCGAGGAAAAGCCTTCCTTCACCCACTTGGCCATGAGACACGCCTGGGACTACGACACAGCTCGAGTCAACTTCCACCCGTTCAGCGTGGAAGCAAGTGCGATACCTAAAGACGAAAACAAAGTTGAGGCTGATGCAAAGCAGCAGCAGAGCGATTCGGCGGAGGCCTCACCGGGACAGCCCACTTGTGCGCATGTCAGGACAGGCGAGATGGTCACGTGCACGTTTAGCACCCCGAGTTCCTGTCAGTCGGTCAAATACCTCTAA